The following proteins are co-located in the Deltaproteobacteria bacterium HGW-Deltaproteobacteria-2 genome:
- a CDS encoding NADPH-dependent 7-cyano-7-deazaguanine reductase QueF, translating into MPKNTKKNDLAGLTLLGKPAKPTRKLETFPNHNDSRDYVVTLQTEEFTCVCPKTGQPDFAKIKIQYIPDKKIIESKSLKLYLWSFRDEGVFHEHVTNIILDDLIAALKPRWCKVSAEFAVRGGIGITVDAEYKK; encoded by the coding sequence ATGCCGAAAAACACCAAAAAAAATGATCTGGCGGGATTGACTCTGTTGGGCAAACCTGCAAAACCTACGCGCAAGCTGGAGACATTTCCTAATCACAACGACAGCCGCGATTACGTGGTCACTCTGCAAACAGAAGAATTTACCTGCGTCTGCCCTAAGACAGGACAGCCTGATTTTGCTAAAATAAAAATCCAATACATACCGGACAAGAAAATTATAGAATCCAAATCGTTGAAATTGTATCTTTGGTCTTTCCGCGATGAAGGCGTTTTCCACGAACATGTTACCAATATAATTCTTGATGATCTGATCGCTGCACTCAAACCCCGCTGGTGCAAGGTAAGCGCGGAGTTCGCCGTGCGGGGCGGTATCGGAATCACTGTTGATGCTGAATATAAAAAATAA
- a CDS encoding carbamoyl phosphate synthase large subunit — MGKRTDIKKVLIIGSGPIVIGQACEFDYSGTQACKALRKLGYKIVLVNSNPATIMTDPGMADVTYIEPLNLQALTEIIENEKPDAILPNLGGQTGLNLTSELHRKGVLKKHGVKVIGVQVDAIERGEDRIAFKETMNKLGIEMPKSEPAVTVEEAEKIAAKLGYPVVIRPAYTMGGTGGGMVYNLEELRLIASRGISASLIGQILVEESVIGWEELELEVVRDAKSQMITVCFIENVDAMGVHTGDSYCTAPMLTISPELQKRLQKYSYDIVEAIQVIGGTNVQFAHDPKTDRVVVIEINPRTSRSSALASKATGFPIALISSILASGVTMDEIPYWRDGSLEKYTPSGDYVVVKFSRWDFEKFPGAEDKLGTQMRAVGEVMSIGKNYKEAFQKSIRSLEKKRYGLGFVKDFNTKSLEELLEMLSEPSSERQFIMYEALRKGASVENLSAKTYIKKYFIEQMKQLVELEEKILKYRNKKLPDDLLIQAKKDGFADRYLAQILEKKEDEIRKQRLSLGMTECWEAVPVSGVENAAYYFSTYNAPDTVSVTSNRKIMVLGGGPNRIGQGIEFDYCCVHAAFALRDEGIESIMVNCNPETVSTDYDTSDKLYFEPLTVEDVLSIYEKEKPEGVIVQFGGQTPLNIAADLAKAGVNIIGTSPETIDLAEDRDRFRKMMDKLGIPMPKSGMASNLEQALKVAGGIGYPLMVRPSYVLGGRGMEVVHDEEMLKRYVNAAVGVTPDRPILIDKFLENAIEAEADAISDGTDAFVPAVMEHIELAGVHSGDSACVIPPVSIPLRHIDTINEYTKKIAVEFGVVGLMNIQYAIANDIVYILEANPRASRTVPLVSKVCNISMARLATQIMLGKKLKDLKLKNKVFHHFGVKEAVFPFNMYPEVDPILGPEMRSTGEVLGLADSFGLAYYKAQEATQQNLPSEGTVLITVEEKDKGGVLEVARAFKKIGFKIRASEGTYNFLKDNGIASEKILKMHEGRPNIVDAIKNGEIQLVINTPAGRLSKYDDSYIRKAAIKYKIPYITTIAAAVAAVKGIAAFRQGHGRAKSLQSYHAEIK; from the coding sequence ATGGGAAAAAGAACAGATATAAAAAAGGTTTTGATTATCGGCTCCGGGCCTATTGTTATCGGTCAGGCTTGCGAATTCGATTACTCGGGAACCCAGGCCTGTAAGGCTTTGCGCAAACTCGGTTATAAAATAGTGCTGGTAAATTCTAACCCGGCGACAATCATGACCGATCCGGGCATGGCTGATGTCACTTATATTGAACCTCTTAATTTACAGGCATTGACGGAAATAATCGAAAATGAAAAACCGGATGCGATCCTGCCAAACCTCGGAGGCCAGACCGGTCTTAATTTAACTTCCGAACTGCACCGCAAAGGCGTTTTAAAGAAACACGGGGTCAAGGTAATCGGCGTTCAGGTTGACGCCATCGAACGCGGCGAAGACAGAATCGCGTTTAAAGAAACCATGAACAAACTGGGCATCGAAATGCCGAAGAGCGAACCAGCCGTTACCGTGGAAGAAGCGGAAAAGATCGCCGCCAAGCTCGGCTATCCTGTCGTTATTCGTCCGGCCTACACCATGGGCGGAACAGGCGGCGGCATGGTTTATAACCTGGAAGAATTGCGCCTCATCGCCAGCCGCGGCATTTCGGCAAGTCTCATCGGACAGATCCTGGTGGAAGAATCGGTAATCGGATGGGAGGAACTGGAACTGGAAGTCGTCCGTGACGCGAAAAGCCAGATGATTACCGTCTGCTTTATTGAAAACGTTGACGCTATGGGAGTGCATACCGGCGATTCCTACTGCACAGCACCCATGCTGACCATTTCTCCCGAACTGCAAAAACGACTGCAGAAATATTCTTACGACATTGTGGAAGCCATTCAGGTAATCGGCGGAACCAATGTCCAGTTCGCGCATGATCCCAAAACAGACCGCGTAGTGGTCATTGAAATCAATCCGCGCACTTCACGTTCTTCGGCGTTGGCATCGAAAGCTACAGGTTTTCCCATTGCGCTTATTTCTTCTATTCTCGCTTCCGGTGTGACGATGGATGAAATTCCTTACTGGCGCGACGGCTCTCTGGAAAAATACACGCCGTCAGGCGACTATGTCGTCGTGAAATTCTCCCGCTGGGATTTTGAAAAATTCCCCGGCGCAGAAGACAAACTGGGCACGCAGATGCGCGCCGTCGGCGAAGTCATGAGTATCGGTAAAAATTATAAAGAAGCCTTTCAAAAATCCATCCGCTCTCTAGAGAAAAAACGCTACGGTTTGGGTTTCGTCAAGGACTTCAATACAAAATCGTTGGAAGAATTGTTGGAAATGCTTTCCGAACCATCCAGCGAAAGACAATTCATTATGTATGAAGCTCTGCGCAAAGGAGCTTCAGTGGAAAATCTTTCCGCCAAAACATATATTAAAAAATATTTTATCGAACAGATGAAGCAACTGGTAGAACTGGAAGAAAAGATTCTTAAATACAGGAACAAGAAACTGCCCGATGATTTGCTGATTCAGGCGAAAAAAGACGGCTTTGCCGACCGTTACCTGGCGCAAATTCTGGAAAAGAAGGAAGATGAAATTCGCAAACAGCGCCTTTCCTTAGGAATGACTGAATGCTGGGAAGCAGTGCCAGTCAGCGGAGTAGAAAATGCGGCTTATTATTTTTCCACCTACAACGCGCCGGATACAGTTTCCGTAACCTCCAACCGCAAGATTATGGTTTTGGGCGGCGGACCTAACCGAATCGGACAGGGAATCGAATTCGATTATTGCTGCGTGCACGCAGCATTCGCCCTGCGCGACGAAGGAATCGAATCCATCATGGTCAATTGTAATCCGGAAACTGTTTCCACTGATTACGACACTTCCGACAAACTTTATTTTGAGCCGCTCACAGTGGAAGATGTTTTGAGTATTTACGAAAAAGAAAAACCCGAAGGCGTTATCGTCCAATTCGGCGGACAGACTCCGCTCAATATCGCGGCGGATCTGGCAAAAGCCGGAGTAAATATTATCGGCACATCGCCCGAAACTATCGACCTGGCGGAAGACCGCGACCGTTTCCGCAAAATGATGGATAAGCTGGGCATTCCCATGCCTAAATCCGGCATGGCCAGCAATCTGGAACAGGCGCTCAAAGTTGCGGGCGGCATCGGCTACCCCTTGATGGTTCGTCCCTCTTATGTATTAGGCGGACGCGGCATGGAAGTTGTGCATGATGAAGAAATGCTCAAACGTTATGTCAATGCGGCCGTCGGCGTCACACCGGATAGGCCGATTCTGATTGACAAGTTTCTGGAAAACGCCATCGAAGCCGAAGCCGACGCTATCTCGGACGGTACGGACGCCTTTGTTCCGGCAGTGATGGAACACATCGAGCTTGCCGGTGTCCATTCCGGTGACTCCGCCTGCGTTATTCCGCCGGTCAGCATTCCCTTGCGCCATATAGACACAATTAATGAGTACACGAAAAAAATTGCTGTAGAGTTCGGCGTAGTAGGATTGATGAATATTCAGTACGCTATTGCGAATGACATCGTTTATATTCTGGAAGCCAATCCCCGCGCATCGCGCACGGTGCCTTTGGTCTCGAAGGTTTGCAATATTTCCATGGCTCGTCTGGCAACGCAAATCATGCTGGGCAAAAAACTCAAAGACTTGAAACTGAAAAATAAAGTCTTCCACCATTTCGGTGTGAAGGAAGCGGTCTTCCCCTTCAATATGTATCCTGAAGTTGATCCAATTCTGGGACCGGAAATGCGCTCCACCGGTGAAGTTCTGGGACTTGCCGATTCCTTCGGCCTTGCTTATTACAAAGCCCAGGAAGCGACACAACAGAATCTTCCTTCGGAAGGCACTGTTTTGATTACTGTGGAGGAAAAAGACAAGGGCGGCGTTCTGGAAGTCGCCCGCGCGTTTAAGAAAATCGGTTTCAAGATCAGAGCTTCGGAAGGCACTTACAATTTCCTGAAAGACAATGGAATAGCTTCTGAGAAAATTCTAAAAATGCATGAAGGAAGACCCAATATTGTTGACGCCATCAAAAACGGCGAAATTCAACTGGTGATTAACACTCCGGCGGGACGCCTGAGCAAATACGACGATTCCTACATCCGCAAGGCGGCGATTAAATACAAGATACCTTATATAACCACTATCGCGGCGGCGGTTGCCGCGGTGAAGGGCATTGCCGCGTTCCGCCAAGGGCATGGCCGTGCTAAATCTCTGCAAAGCTATCATGCGGAAATAAAGTAA
- a CDS encoding pyruvate dehydrogenase, which produces MKTMSFIQAADDALAQAMAEDPNIVVFGEDIPLLRRDLLVRFGPKRVRGTPISESAFLGAGVAAAMAGLRPVVEMYMVDFLGVCWDALLNHASKIEAFSGGKWTAPVVVRAPCGGGYGDGGQHEQSLWGMLAHIPGLTVMVPSTPADAGGLMLAALKHDGPVIILEHKLLSETWLEFLGSGARETVQFDIPAEGTKGEVPSKWEPIPIGKAVLRREGSDVTIVSLGLSVHRALEAAKTLETERISAGVLDLRTVSPLDKTAICKEVKKTGRLLVVDEDYETFGLSGELSAIILEAGIACKYARVCTQTSIPYSRNLEDQVLPNVQRICTSVRQLMK; this is translated from the coding sequence ATGAAAACAATGTCTTTCATACAGGCTGCTGATGACGCTCTTGCCCAGGCTATGGCTGAAGATCCTAACATTGTTGTCTTTGGCGAAGATATTCCGTTGCTCAGGCGTGACCTTCTGGTGCGCTTTGGACCTAAACGCGTGAGGGGAACGCCGATCAGCGAAAGCGCTTTTTTAGGGGCGGGGGTGGCAGCTGCCATGGCTGGATTACGCCCGGTTGTGGAAATGTATATGGTGGATTTTCTCGGAGTGTGCTGGGACGCTCTGCTCAACCATGCCTCTAAAATTGAAGCCTTTTCAGGAGGAAAATGGACCGCGCCTGTTGTGGTGCGCGCTCCTTGCGGCGGAGGATACGGCGACGGCGGCCAGCATGAACAATCTTTGTGGGGTATGCTGGCGCATATTCCGGGACTGACAGTAATGGTTCCGTCTACGCCCGCTGATGCTGGTGGCCTGATGCTGGCAGCGTTAAAACATGATGGTCCTGTTATTATCCTCGAGCATAAACTTCTTTCAGAGACATGGCTAGAGTTCCTGGGATCAGGAGCGCGAGAAACCGTTCAATTTGATATCCCTGCCGAGGGAACAAAGGGAGAAGTGCCGTCTAAGTGGGAACCAATTCCCATCGGCAAAGCCGTTCTTCGCCGGGAAGGAAGTGATGTAACAATTGTCAGTTTAGGTCTAAGCGTGCACCGCGCTCTGGAAGCCGCAAAAACTCTGGAGACTGAAAGAATTTCAGCGGGCGTGCTGGATTTGCGAACCGTCTCTCCGTTGGACAAAACGGCAATCTGCAAAGAAGTTAAAAAAACCGGACGTCTTTTAGTGGTTGATGAAGATTATGAAACTTTTGGTCTTTCGGGTGAATTGTCAGCGATCATTTTGGAGGCTGGCATTGCCTGCAAATACGCCCGTGTCTGCACTCAGACAAGCATCCCTTACAGCCGTAATTTGGAAGATCAGGTTCTTCCTAACGTGCAACGTATCTGCACAAGTGTCCGCCAGTTGATGAAATGA
- a CDS encoding C50 carotenoid epsilon cyclase, with protein MMKKSFKSYGIIGATILLIAVFFSINTNTCFSADKDKSIKCYKEIAKTVVHATALGLGEILKDVKTADERIVLIRAFVSPIRFYPDNSGYFYGYDFKCVNIAHATQKDLQGKNLYDHKDVKGKYVIRELSAAAKKGGGFVEFYWVKPGTKGEKKKLGYVEPIPGTDYFIGTGVYLP; from the coding sequence ATGATGAAGAAAAGTTTTAAAAGTTATGGAATAATTGGAGCAACTATATTGCTTATAGCTGTATTTTTTTCCATCAACACAAACACTTGTTTTTCGGCAGATAAAGACAAATCTATCAAATGCTACAAAGAAATAGCAAAAACAGTCGTACATGCAACCGCTTTGGGATTAGGTGAAATTTTAAAAGATGTGAAGACTGCAGACGAACGTATTGTTCTGATCCGCGCCTTTGTCAGTCCCATACGTTTTTATCCGGATAACTCGGGATATTTTTATGGTTATGATTTCAAGTGCGTGAATATTGCTCACGCGACACAAAAAGATTTACAGGGCAAGAATCTTTATGATCATAAAGATGTAAAAGGGAAATATGTTATTCGCGAATTGAGTGCAGCCGCAAAGAAAGGTGGCGGATTCGTCGAATTCTATTGGGTGAAGCCCGGTACAAAAGGTGAAAAGAAAAAACTGGGTTATGTTGAACCTATTCCAGGGACAGACTATTTTATAGGGACCGGTGTGTATCTGCCATAA
- a CDS encoding YbhB/YbcL family Raf kinase inhibitor-like protein: protein MEIISSSFKHEDMLPAKYAYENQNVSPSLSWSGAPKETKSFALICDDPDAPVGTWVHWVIFDIPANINSLPENVSRQEEIAGTGKNGKNSYGNYGYDGPCPPGGTHRYYFKLYALDTMLNLKAGLTKEDLLAAIKGHVLAEAQVMGKYKR, encoded by the coding sequence ATGGAAATAATAAGTTCGTCGTTTAAACATGAAGATATGCTTCCAGCTAAGTATGCCTATGAAAATCAAAATGTTTCGCCGTCACTTTCCTGGAGCGGTGCGCCAAAAGAAACTAAAAGCTTCGCGCTCATCTGCGATGATCCCGACGCGCCCGTAGGTACCTGGGTACATTGGGTAATTTTCGATATACCGGCAAATATTAACTCTCTGCCGGAAAATGTGTCTAGGCAAGAGGAAATTGCGGGGACAGGGAAAAATGGCAAAAATTCTTACGGGAATTATGGCTATGACGGCCCTTGTCCTCCGGGCGGCACGCATCGTTATTATTTTAAGTTGTATGCTTTGGACACCATGTTGAATCTTAAAGCGGGATTAACAAAAGAAGATTTGCTCGCAGCAATAAAGGGACATGTGCTGGCGGAAGCGCAGGTTATGGGCAAATATAAAAGATAA
- a CDS encoding B12-binding domain-containing radical SAM protein encodes MVTMKKLLLINPMGRKSGMALSKISNIPPLSLAYVAAVTPSNWSVKIWDENFTPFEFEEADLVGITAFTSNINRAYEIAAIYREKKIKVIFGGIHVSMVPDEALKYGDAVVVGEVEGIWDKVISDFENNTLQPKYIGPRLDLAQSKITPRRDLIHPDYFWSPIQTSRGCPFSCHFCSVSNYLGKNYRQRNPEDVLKELDEIQGRFVLFLDDNLIGYSPESRKRAKELFEGMIKRGFNKKWAMQTSINAASDEPLLKLAAQAGCMFAFIGFETTNPDMLKDMKKGINLKTGSENYKKVVDTFHKYGIGVFGAFIVGNDFESPDYYKKMARDVITSGVDIVQITILTPLPGTELMEKLDNEGRLIHTDFPKDWEKYRFSHVVHKTRGVEEETVYRGDNFIKKNIYSFPAYPYRLLKSFVCLNRFNFYVVMKLNQAGKTSWQNSHYYLKYHHTL; translated from the coding sequence ATGGTAACCATGAAGAAACTGTTATTAATAAATCCGATGGGCCGCAAGAGTGGAATGGCTCTGAGCAAAATTTCCAATATCCCTCCTTTAAGCCTAGCTTATGTAGCTGCCGTTACCCCTTCAAACTGGTCGGTTAAAATATGGGATGAGAACTTTACTCCCTTTGAATTTGAAGAAGCGGATTTGGTGGGAATCACGGCCTTTACCAGCAATATCAACAGGGCTTATGAAATAGCCGCGATTTACCGGGAAAAGAAAATCAAAGTCATTTTTGGAGGAATTCATGTCTCTATGGTACCTGATGAAGCCTTAAAGTATGGAGATGCCGTAGTGGTGGGTGAGGTGGAAGGTATCTGGGATAAAGTGATCAGTGACTTTGAAAATAATACCCTGCAACCAAAATACATAGGTCCCAGGCTTGATTTGGCACAATCAAAGATTACTCCCCGGCGCGATTTAATTCATCCTGATTATTTCTGGAGTCCAATCCAAACTTCCCGCGGCTGTCCTTTTAGCTGCCATTTTTGTTCGGTTTCCAACTACCTGGGCAAAAACTATCGGCAACGCAACCCAGAAGATGTATTAAAAGAACTCGACGAAATTCAGGGGAGGTTCGTTCTTTTTCTCGATGACAACCTGATCGGCTATAGCCCTGAAAGCCGAAAAAGGGCCAAGGAATTATTTGAAGGCATGATCAAAAGGGGGTTCAATAAAAAATGGGCAATGCAGACATCGATCAATGCAGCCTCAGATGAACCGCTGCTTAAGCTGGCGGCACAGGCCGGCTGTATGTTCGCGTTTATAGGTTTTGAAACGACCAATCCGGACATGCTTAAAGACATGAAAAAAGGAATTAATCTTAAGACAGGGTCTGAGAATTATAAGAAGGTAGTGGATACTTTTCATAAATACGGCATAGGGGTTTTTGGGGCCTTTATCGTGGGTAACGATTTCGAATCTCCTGATTATTATAAGAAAATGGCCAGAGATGTGATAACTTCCGGAGTCGATATTGTTCAGATCACCATACTGACCCCGCTTCCGGGCACGGAATTAATGGAAAAATTAGATAATGAGGGGCGTCTGATTCATACAGATTTTCCGAAAGACTGGGAAAAATATCGATTTTCTCATGTCGTTCATAAAACCAGAGGTGTTGAGGAAGAAACTGTTTATAGGGGGGATAATTTTATTAAAAAAAATATTTATTCCTTTCCGGCCTATCCCTATCGTCTTCTGAAATCATTTGTTTGTTTAAATCGATTTAATTTCTATGTAGTGATGAAGTTAAACCAGGCGGGGAAAACGAGTTGGCAAAATTCGCATTATTATTTAAAGTACCATCATACATTATAA
- a CDS encoding 3-oxoacyl-ACP reductase FabG translates to MDDKKTAIITGASRGIGRATAIELAKTGYFVIINFKSNEAAAQETLNLVRSAGGDGEISQFDVADNTQTKEAVKAITERHKNIQVLINNAGITADGLFMLLGEDEWDSVINTSLKGFYNMTKPVLREMVRKKRGSIVSVSSLSALMPNRGQANYAAAKAGIIAASRSLATEVARFGIRVNLVAPGLIETDMIKEAPVEQIKQMIPMARLGKPEEIANVIRFLCSDDASYITGQVIGINGGIC, encoded by the coding sequence ATGGATGATAAAAAAACTGCGATAATCACGGGAGCAAGTCGTGGAATTGGCCGTGCTACAGCGATAGAACTGGCTAAGACCGGGTATTTTGTAATCATTAATTTTAAATCCAATGAAGCTGCGGCACAGGAAACATTAAACCTTGTACGATCAGCCGGCGGAGATGGAGAAATTTCTCAATTTGATGTCGCCGATAATACACAGACTAAAGAAGCAGTTAAAGCCATTACCGAGCGTCATAAAAATATTCAAGTGCTCATCAACAACGCCGGCATCACCGCTGATGGGCTTTTTATGCTACTGGGCGAAGATGAATGGGACAGCGTTATTAACACAAGCTTGAAAGGCTTCTATAATATGACGAAGCCTGTTTTGCGGGAAATGGTCAGAAAAAAGCGCGGTTCTATCGTCTCTGTTTCTTCTCTTTCAGCATTGATGCCTAATCGTGGACAGGCAAATTATGCCGCAGCCAAGGCGGGAATAATTGCCGCTTCCCGTTCACTGGCCACAGAAGTGGCGCGCTTCGGCATTCGCGTTAATCTTGTGGCTCCGGGTTTAATTGAAACCGACATGATCAAGGAAGCTCCCGTCGAACAAATCAAACAAATGATTCCCATGGCACGCCTGGGAAAACCGGAAGAGATTGCCAACGTCATTCGTTTTTTATGTTCTGATGACGCCTCTTACATTACAGGACAGGTTATCGGAATCAACGGTGGAATATGCTGA
- a CDS encoding acyl carrier protein, with translation MTRQEIELEVKNVFQREFEIANPDMDADLRETYEFDSIDAIELLLAIETFLDTEISQEEKKQAINIRTINQICDYIEKIAQKRNLFSPA, from the coding sequence ATGACACGTCAGGAAATAGAACTCGAAGTAAAAAATGTTTTTCAACGGGAATTTGAAATCGCAAATCCGGACATGGATGCTGATTTGCGCGAAACTTACGAATTCGACAGCATTGATGCCATTGAACTTTTGCTGGCAATAGAAACTTTTCTGGATACGGAAATTAGCCAGGAAGAAAAAAAACAGGCCATCAATATCCGCACAATAAATCAGATTTGCGACTATATTGAAAAGATCGCGCAAAAACGAAACCTTTTTTCACCGGCATAG
- a CDS encoding 3-oxoacyl-ACP synthase — protein sequence MERRVVITGMSAITPIGHGKDRIVESLLNGVSGIKPLRAEEFLSHYIHSKVYGTVDYPVEYDFKRIHRKTMGPVAYYACQVAKEVLEQTGLTEEFITSGRLGVAFGSIHGSPTVQRNIYRIFFGATDKSAVKEIGAVDYLKSMVHTTAVNITKMFGITGRVIASGTACTTSSQSIGYGYESVKFGMQDAMLCGGADEYDTTTVAVFDNLLACSTAFNETPQKTPRPFDKDRDGLVVGEGAGAVMLEEYEFAKKRGANILGEVIGFACNNNGGDMILPNLTGITNTLKLGVENARINPQAVDLISAHATATKMGDIIEAQAISDVFGNNPYVIGLKSYTGHTMAACGAIETIMSLYMMQEGFIAPTLNLEEIDERCAMLKHVQKVLQQPANIAAIQNFAFGGVNTILLIRKFS from the coding sequence ATGGAACGCAGAGTTGTTATTACAGGTATGTCAGCTATTACGCCTATCGGTCATGGAAAAGACCGGATAGTGGAAAGCCTGTTAAACGGAGTTTCCGGAATAAAACCATTGCGCGCAGAAGAGTTTCTCAGCCATTATATTCATTCCAAGGTTTATGGGACAGTAGATTATCCCGTTGAGTATGATTTTAAAAGGATTCACCGCAAAACCATGGGACCGGTGGCCTATTACGCCTGCCAGGTGGCTAAGGAAGTTCTGGAGCAGACCGGACTGACTGAAGAGTTCATTACATCCGGAAGGCTAGGAGTGGCCTTCGGTTCCATTCACGGCTCTCCAACTGTGCAGAGAAATATTTACCGCATCTTCTTCGGAGCCACCGATAAATCAGCAGTCAAGGAAATCGGCGCAGTTGATTATTTGAAATCAATGGTGCACACGACCGCCGTCAATATTACCAAGATGTTCGGTATTACTGGTCGCGTTATAGCTTCGGGAACCGCGTGCACCACAAGCTCCCAGTCAATAGGCTATGGTTATGAATCCGTCAAATTCGGTATGCAGGATGCCATGCTTTGCGGCGGCGCCGATGAATACGATACAACCACGGTAGCCGTTTTCGATAATCTGCTGGCGTGTTCCACGGCGTTTAATGAAACACCTCAGAAAACGCCTCGTCCTTTTGATAAAGATCGCGACGGTCTGGTGGTGGGTGAAGGCGCCGGCGCGGTCATGCTGGAAGAATACGAATTTGCCAAAAAACGTGGAGCAAATATCCTGGGTGAAGTCATCGGTTTTGCCTGCAACAATAACGGCGGCGATATGATTCTACCGAATTTAACAGGCATAACAAACACTCTGAAACTCGGCGTGGAAAACGCGAGAATCAATCCTCAGGCAGTTGACCTGATCAGCGCCCATGCCACCGCCACAAAGATGGGCGACATTATTGAAGCACAAGCTATCAGCGACGTCTTTGGTAACAATCCTTATGTCATAGGCTTGAAAAGTTACACCGGCCATACCATGGCCGCCTGCGGCGCTATTGAAACAATCATGTCTCTCTATATGATGCAGGAAGGATTTATCGCGCCGACATTGAACCTCGAAGAAATCGATGAACGCTGCGCGATGCTTAAACACGTACAGAAAGTATTGCAGCAACCAGCGAATATAGCGGCCATACAAAATTTCGCCTTCGGCGGAGTCAATACCATCTTACTGATAAGAAAATTTTCCTGA
- a CDS encoding 1-acyl-sn-glycerol-3-phosphate acyltransferase, whose protein sequence is MFLARFFQCIIDLLVTLILWSYFLFGYLFILLFFYIPFYLAAKNKTTALQNINHVHLKIFFALAQILVPRTKFNIPENVREIRSSVIICNHLSYLDPILLVSLFQRQRTIVKNTFFKVPVFGWFLRNYGYISSGSDGITGSAMINNLESIKQHLKEGGILFVFPEGTRSRDGNLAPFNKGVFTIARYCNAPLKLILITGTDKLFSPGHFLFNTRDFNHIQLELIGSLEPKYKDNNYSISALADEARKIFEEKIANLKSEKKGE, encoded by the coding sequence ATGTTTCTTGCCCGGTTTTTTCAATGCATAATTGATCTGCTCGTAACATTAATCCTGTGGAGTTATTTTCTTTTCGGTTATCTGTTTATTTTATTATTTTTTTATATACCCTTTTATCTTGCCGCGAAAAACAAAACAACAGCCTTGCAAAACATAAATCACGTTCATTTAAAGATTTTTTTTGCATTGGCACAAATACTTGTTCCCCGAACTAAATTTAACATTCCCGAAAATGTGCGGGAAATTCGTTCATCGGTTATTATTTGCAATCATCTATCCTATCTTGATCCTATCCTGCTCGTATCGCTTTTTCAAAGACAGCGGACAATTGTAAAGAATACTTTTTTCAAAGTCCCCGTTTTCGGCTGGTTTTTAAGAAATTACGGTTATATTTCCTCCGGTTCCGATGGAATAACCGGATCGGCAATGATCAACAATCTGGAGTCCATCAAGCAACATTTGAAGGAAGGTGGAATTTTATTTGTGTTCCCGGAAGGAACCAGAAGCCGCGATGGAAACCTTGCGCCTTTCAATAAAGGAGTTTTTACTATCGCCCGTTACTGCAATGCCCCGCTGAAACTTATTTTAATCACCGGAACGGATAAATTATTTTCACCGGGCCATTTTTTATTTAACACCCGAGACTTTAATCACATTCAACTGGAATTAATTGGCTCTCTGGAACCAAAATACAAGGATAATAATTATTCCATTTCCGCTCTTGCCGATGAGGCCAGAAAAATTTTCGAAGAAAAAATAGCCAATTTAAAATCAGAAAAAAAAGGAGAGTAA
- a CDS encoding nitroreductase, which yields MELQEAILKRRSVRKFTEEIVTDDELRQIFEAVRWSPSWANTQVWEFIVVRDKEIIKKVTGTYSEHNPATTCSLTASALIVACARTGVSGCYGGKEATAIQNWYMFDLGMAVQTLCLKAHELGLGTVVVGLLDHETCKNILDVGEGYKVVAVIPIGRPAIPPREGPARKDLSEIIHLNSFNKAMF from the coding sequence ATGGAATTGCAGGAAGCTATTTTAAAGCGACGAAGTGTAAGAAAATTTACCGAAGAAATTGTAACCGACGATGAACTTCGGCAAATATTCGAAGCCGTCCGATGGTCGCCTTCCTGGGCAAATACTCAAGTGTGGGAATTTATAGTTGTCCGTGATAAGGAGATAATCAAAAAGGTAACGGGTACTTATTCAGAACACAATCCAGCCACCACATGTTCACTTACCGCTTCAGCTTTAATCGTCGCCTGTGCCAGGACTGGCGTTTCCGGATGCTACGGTGGTAAGGAAGCCACAGCAATTCAAAACTGGTACATGTTTGATTTGGGCATGGCTGTTCAGACTTTATGTTTGAAAGCTCATGAACTGGGTTTAGGAACTGTAGTGGTAGGTTTGCTGGACCATGAAACCTGTAAAAATATTCTCGATGTTGGGGAAGGCTATAAAGTAGTCGCTGTTATTCCCATTGGACGGCCTGCCATACCGCCAAGAGAAGGTCCTGCGCGCAAAGATCTTTCTGAAATTATTCATCTGAACAGTTTCAATAAAGCGATGTTTTGA